Sequence from the Candidatus Poribacteria bacterium genome:
TCCGACGCCAGCTCCGACTCCTCCACCTGGAACGTCACCTCGATACCCCGTTGAAGCGCATACTGGAACGTGGCCATTTGATCCTCGTCCATCTTGAGTGTCACGGAGGAGTAGATCAGAAGGACATTCACGGTGTCCTGAACGAAGAACCTAACGTTATTTTCGACATCGGCGTCCGAGGCGACCACAGGCGGTCTGTTCTCATCCCTCTCGATTCGACTTAACAGGCTTCCCGTGTTCAGATCGACCTTGAATCCCTTTTCCCTTCTGTTCCGCCATCCGTGATTGATCCTGAAGATCGTCGCCGTCGGAGCGTAGATCAGCCGGAGAAGCTGCGTATCACCCTCAGCATAGACTCCCGCTTTTTTGACGCGCTTTCCTCCTCCGGGCGCGGGTGCGAAGCGGAAGTGGGTGGTCACGTCATAGCCGAAGCGCATCCGCTCCTCCTCGTCGCACGTGATCCGCTCGCGCCGCCATGTCCTCACATTGGACATCTCCATCAGCTTTATCACCTGACATGAGTCGCCGTCCAGCCGCGTTCCGCAGTTCTCACATAGATCGAGATCGATCCTGCCGTGGAAATAACCGCATACCCTGCAGAGTTTCGCGTGAGTGCGGCGCCCTCGGAGTCCACCCGGCGGTGAGATGAGCGATACGACCTGGTATTTCGCGCCCTCATGATAGATCACGTTCTCCGGACCGAACTCCGTTATGGCTAAAAAGCGCGGTCGAGAGATGAACTCGCCCTCCTTCCTCGGAACAAAAGCCCTGAGGGGCAGCCGCGGGAAGTTGTATCCGGGGAGGAACCCCTCGCTGGCCAGATACCGGTAAGGGTAGAAGTCCGACTCCTCCCTGGTAGTTCCGACGTTACAAAGCAGGTTGCGCTGTCGGATCGCCTCCTCAAGCTTCGCCTGAGCCTCCCTTTGTCTGTCGCGGTCGAGGGTACGGAAGAGCAGTTGTTGCGCCTCCATAAGCTGAGCCATGGCGGCGTGATAGAGCTCCCTCCACCGGTCGAAGGCTCTATCGAACACCTCTGGAGCGTTCCGAACGACCGTCTCGACCCATTCCTCCGAATACCATCCGCCGGCCGACAGATCCGGCTCACAGCTTCCTAGAACGCTCATGACCTCCTCGGTGCATTTGCGGATCTGGTTTTCCGAAAGCTCGATCCGCGATCGAATCTCCTCCTTGAGCGGAAGGCTTTCCCGATCGAGGTCCAATATATCGGCGATGGAGCCTCCGAGCGGGAGTCCCGTTCTAGCGAGCCATATGGCGTGAACGTGAGCTTTGATAAGGTCTTCGTTGGACAGGTCCAACCTTGGCGCTCGCACAGCTCCGGCGACCATATCCCTTCGGTTCCTGAAGAAGTATCGGTCATGACCGCTGTAGGCCGAGCAATAGGTCATCACCAGGGCGGGATCGCCCTGTCGTCCGGCTCGACCGCTGCGCTGGGCGTAGTTGGCCGGGGTCGGCGGGACGTTGCGCATGTGGACGATCTGAAGGTCCGATATGTCTATTCCCAGCTCCATGGTGGGCGAGCAGAAAAGGCATGAGAGATCACCTTTGCGGAACCGCTCCTCCCGACACCGCCGATCCTCATATGAGATCTGAGCGGTGTGTTCCCGTCCCTCGATGCCGCGCAGTTGAAGGGCTACGCTCCGATAGAGCTCCCCGAAAAACTCGTTCGCGCGACGCTGAACCTCGGCGTAAAACGGGCTCTGAGCGCGACGGGAATAGATCGGATCGAGGAGCGGTGGGCCGTCGCCAGGGCGCCAGATGAGCGACGGCGCATCGATCTGGACGAAGCTCACGCCCCTTTCGCTCCCTCTCCTTAGAATCCCATGGGCGCAGAGCAGGTCTATCAGATCCCCGATGCACTTCAGGTATTCGTCAACCGAGAGGTTCAACTGTCTCCTGAGATAACGTCCGATTAGACTTCTCTCGGAGAGGCTCACCCCGGAGATCGATCTCTTAGATTTGGTGGAGGGCAGGATGACCCGTCCTGCTCTCCTCAGCTCTTCCCTTTCCTCGAACCCCCACTGCTCGTTTATCTCACCTTGAACCCTCCTTCGCAGTTGCTGCTGTTCCACCTCCCGGAGACATGCCGCGTTGATCGCGAGCTTCCTGCGGAAGTGATCCAGGATCGTTCGGGTTATCTCCTTTCGTTCACCAGGGGAGAGGTCTCTAAACGGGCTTATGTTCTCCCATTTGGAGTCATCGGAGCAGAGCTCATCCAGGCCGAGATAATCGATGCGTAGAAGCCCGCATTGCTCCAGATTCGGCTGCACCACCCGCCATCCCCGCCTGAGATCCTCGTAGATCCGATACTCTATAAGATCGCGGAAGGTTTTCCAAACCTGCTTTCCCATCTTGCCGTCGGGGGCCAGATCGGGGTCTCGGGCGATATCCTTAAGCGTTACCCCCATCGCCTCAACCACCCTGTCGACGATCTCATGGTAGCGCAGTTCCCCGTAACGGCTCAAGGCGGCGTAGATCGCTGAGCGCAGGAGCGGATAGAGCACCTTCCGCCCCTCCCCGTCCGATACGTAATACTGCGCCTCCATCGTCAGATGTCGCGCTTCAGATGGTTCCAAGGTCGCATAGACGGCGTGTCCCTGAGATATGAACCGGTGGAGCTTGAAGGCGAACAGCGGGTTTCCGTCGGGAAGCCTCATCCGACTGCCCAGCAAAAACATCTCCCGAAGCCTCGCCTCACATCTTCCCTCGTCGTATCCGGTCAACTCTGCCAGCCTGCGAGCGCCCTCTTTCAGGCTGATCGGTGCACGTCGTCGCAGGTTGCCGTCCAGCTCGACCTCTATGCCGAAGGTGGACTCGATCCACGGCGTCAACGGATTTTCCAGCATCTCCTCGAGGGTTTGAGGAGGGGCGTCCTCAAGGGCGCGCCGCAGTTCCTCGTTAGTGGGCCTTCGGAGCGATGTCACGCTCCGCAGCCTCTCTTCGATCACGTTTTCGGGTTTAACCTCGACGCCGAAGATTTTGCTCGCAAAATCGGCGACCGCCTTTTTGCGTTCCTGGGCGGTCGTCTCCCGCCCCGCCACCATGGTAGCGCTGGTGCCGATGCAGAGCAGGTTCGGATTCCCGCACCGCTCCCTCAAACGCCGGATCAATAAAGCCACATCGGCGCCCTGTCTGCCCCGGTAGGTATGAAGTTCATCCAGAACCAGAAATTCCAGTCCGGATGTCGCCCGGTCTACGAACCGGCCCTCCTCCGGACGAACCAGCATCAGCTCCAACATCACGTAGTTCGTCAGCAGAATGTGCGGCGGATTTCGCTGGATCCCCTCCTTCTTCTCCCTGTTCTCCTGACCGGTGTATCTATCGAATCGGACCGGCAGCTTCCTCCCTGTCTTCTCCTCAAACTCCCTCTTAAGGCGCTGAAGCGACTCGTACTGTGAGTTGACCAGCGCGTTCATGGGGTAGACGATGATGGCCCGAACCTTGGGCTCCTGGGAGCCCTCCTTCAACACTGCATCGAAGATGGGGATGAAGTAGGTGAGGGTTTTGCCCGAGCCCATGCCGCTGGTCACTACGAAATGCTCGCGCTTTAACGCCCGTTCGATCGCCTCCTGCTGGTGGCGGTAAAG
This genomic interval carries:
- a CDS encoding DEAD/DEAH box helicase, coding for MSIFDLSRQIIRDYARYVQSFLSINDERVRQFVEDELIRRNALWPESLLQLNPAYEMAETVSELYSRGGLHPLCAEIFCDRDGKPIRLYRHQQEAIERALKREHFVVTSGMGSGKTLTYFIPIFDAVLKEGSQEPKVRAIIVYPMNALVNSQYESLQRLKREFEEKTGRKLPVRFDRYTGQENREKKEGIQRNPPHILLTNYVMLELMLVRPEEGRFVDRATSGLEFLVLDELHTYRGRQGADVALLIRRLRERCGNPNLLCIGTSATMVAGRETTAQERKKAVADFASKIFGVEVKPENVIEERLRSVTSLRRPTNEELRRALEDAPPQTLEEMLENPLTPWIESTFGIEVELDGNLRRRAPISLKEGARRLAELTGYDEGRCEARLREMFLLGSRMRLPDGNPLFAFKLHRFISQGHAVYATLEPSEARHLTMEAQYYVSDGEGRKVLYPLLRSAIYAALSRYGELRYHEIVDRVVEAMGVTLKDIARDPDLAPDGKMGKQVWKTFRDLIEYRIYEDLRRGWRVVQPNLEQCGLLRIDYLGLDELCSDDSKWENISPFRDLSPGERKEITRTILDHFRRKLAINAACLREVEQQQLRRRVQGEINEQWGFEEREELRRAGRVILPSTKSKRSISGVSLSERSLIGRYLRRQLNLSVDEYLKCIGDLIDLLCAHGILRRGSERGVSFVQIDAPSLIWRPGDGPPLLDPIYSRRAQSPFYAEVQRRANEFFGELYRSVALQLRGIEGREHTAQISYEDRRCREERFRKGDLSCLFCSPTMELGIDISDLQIVHMRNVPPTPANYAQRSGRAGRQGDPALVMTYCSAYSGHDRYFFRNRRDMVAGAVRAPRLDLSNEDLIKAHVHAIWLARTGLPLGGSIADILDLDRESLPLKEEIRSRIELSENQIRKCTEEVMSVLGSCEPDLSAGGWYSEEWVETVVRNAPEVFDRAFDRWRELYHAAMAQLMEAQQLLFRTLDRDRQREAQAKLEEAIRQRNLLCNVGTTREESDFYPYRYLASEGFLPGYNFPRLPLRAFVPRKEGEFISRPRFLAITEFGPENVIYHEGAKYQVVSLISPPGGLRGRRTHAKLCRVCGYFHGRIDLDLCENCGTRLDGDSCQVIKLMEMSNVRTWRRERITCDEEERMRFGYDVTTHFRFAPAPGGGKRVKKAGVYAEGDTQLLRLIYAPTATIFRINHGWRNRREKGFKVDLNTGSLLSRIERDENRPPVVASDADVENNVRFFVQDTVNVLLIYSSVTLKMDEDQMATFQYALQRGIEVTFQVEESELASERIGSGEHRAILIWEAAEGGLGVLRRLVDEPDAVAQVARAALERCHFDPDTLSDTNPDCNFACYDCLLSYYNQRDHHRMNRHLVRDLLAQLSTSSTFSVGGGRSPEEHYRWLRSLTDSRSELERRFIDHLYRTGRRLPDEAQRKLQDYNCIPDFFYEPNVCVFCDGSVHDDPEQRRKDRLVRSELRDLGYRVIVIRYDEDLEGQISQYPDVFGASGE